The Nitrospira sp. KM1 genome includes a window with the following:
- the thrC gene encoding threonine synthase, whose amino-acid sequence MNQWRGLIEEYRKFLPVTERTPVVTLGEGNTPLIRASRLAKKIAPGIDLYLKFEGANPTGSFKDRGMTLAISKAIEAGARAVICASTGNTSASAAAYGARAGLAVYVLIPAGKIAMGKLSQAMMHQATVIQIDGNFDQALSIVKDLSATHHIELVNSLNPYRIEGQKTAAMEICDQLGDAPAVHVLPVGNAGNITAYWKGYQEYRAANQTTRTPRMMGFQAAGAAPIVLGHIVDDPQTVATAIRIGNPASWQSALSVVKESSGAIDAVSDNDILQAYAAVAATEGVFCEPASAASVAGVAVLSRQGVLREGETVVCTLTGHGLKDADTAMSISVQPKTVRANKEDVARLLSV is encoded by the coding sequence ATGAATCAGTGGCGTGGTCTCATCGAAGAGTATAGGAAATTTCTCCCCGTCACGGAGCGGACGCCGGTAGTGACATTGGGTGAGGGCAATACTCCCCTCATCCGGGCAAGCCGTCTCGCCAAGAAAATTGCACCGGGGATCGATTTGTATCTGAAGTTTGAAGGGGCCAACCCCACAGGATCGTTCAAGGACCGGGGGATGACCCTGGCGATTTCCAAAGCGATCGAAGCAGGAGCCCGCGCCGTCATCTGTGCATCGACGGGCAATACATCGGCCTCGGCAGCGGCGTATGGCGCTCGGGCCGGATTGGCCGTGTACGTGTTGATCCCGGCCGGGAAAATTGCTATGGGCAAGTTGTCTCAAGCCATGATGCATCAGGCGACCGTGATCCAGATTGACGGAAATTTCGATCAGGCCCTTTCCATCGTCAAAGATCTCTCTGCAACCCACCATATCGAGTTAGTGAATTCCTTGAATCCGTATCGCATCGAAGGCCAGAAAACCGCAGCCATGGAAATTTGCGATCAGTTGGGAGATGCCCCGGCCGTGCATGTTCTTCCGGTGGGCAATGCCGGAAACATTACCGCATATTGGAAGGGGTATCAGGAATACCGGGCAGCCAATCAGACGACGCGAACACCGCGAATGATGGGATTCCAAGCGGCAGGTGCCGCGCCGATTGTGTTGGGGCATATTGTCGATGATCCTCAGACCGTGGCGACGGCCATTCGGATCGGGAATCCCGCGAGCTGGCAATCGGCTCTGTCAGTGGTGAAGGAATCGTCAGGCGCCATTGATGCCGTGAGTGATAACGACATTCTTCAAGCGTATGCTGCGGTAGCGGCAACGGAGGGAGTATTCTGTGAACCGGCATCGGCTGCCTCGGTCGCCGGTGTGGCCGTATTGAGTCGGCAGGGCGTCCTACGGGAAGGTGAGACTGTCGTGTGTACGCTGACCGGTCATGGGCTCAAAGACGCAGACACCGCCATGAGCATATCAGTTCAACCGAAAACGGTTCGGGCCAATAAGGAGGATGTCGCTCGTCTCCTTAGCGTCTAA
- a CDS encoding homoserine dehydrogenase produces MMARRVGVGIIGFGTVGSGVARIILENARLIRRRVGVPVELVRIADLDITRDRGIQLPPGVLVNDAKQVLNDPSVDIVVELIGGYDYAKRLITDAIASGKHVVTANKALLALHGEELFEASSRKGVDLGFEASVGGGIPVIRALTEGLAANAIQSIYGIINGTSNYILSRMSNEGHGFAETLAEAQRAGYAEADPTFDIAGTDSAHKLAVLANLAFGTPINFKELYTEGITHITPHDIASAREFGFVIKLLGIAKLVEGEVEARVHPTMVASDSPLAKIEGVYNAIQLVGDAVGDVILCGRGAGDLAAGSAVVSDIIATARNLIKGGAGRVPPASFQQDQRRPLRMRPMEEISSLYYMRFMVLDRPGVLGHIAGELGRCDISISSMLQKGRREGQTVPIVIKTHVAKERDVQSALREINRMPFMSEPTTLIRVEGKDE; encoded by the coding sequence ATGATGGCCCGGCGGGTCGGAGTGGGCATCATCGGATTTGGCACCGTGGGGTCCGGCGTCGCAAGGATCATATTAGAGAATGCAAGGCTGATCCGTCGGCGTGTCGGGGTTCCCGTTGAACTGGTCCGCATTGCAGACCTGGACATTACACGCGATCGCGGCATCCAACTTCCTCCAGGAGTATTGGTGAATGATGCCAAGCAAGTCCTGAACGATCCGTCTGTCGACATCGTCGTCGAACTCATCGGCGGATACGACTATGCCAAGCGTCTGATCACCGATGCCATTGCGTCTGGCAAACATGTCGTGACGGCCAATAAAGCCCTCCTCGCACTCCACGGAGAGGAACTGTTCGAGGCGTCATCCCGCAAAGGGGTGGATCTGGGATTTGAAGCCAGCGTAGGTGGAGGCATTCCCGTTATCCGTGCGCTGACTGAGGGACTGGCGGCCAATGCCATTCAATCGATCTACGGCATCATCAATGGAACTTCGAATTATATTCTCTCCCGCATGAGCAATGAAGGTCATGGATTTGCGGAGACATTGGCCGAAGCCCAGCGGGCAGGATATGCCGAAGCCGATCCCACATTCGATATCGCCGGAACGGACTCTGCGCATAAGTTGGCAGTGCTGGCCAATCTGGCCTTCGGTACCCCGATTAACTTTAAAGAACTCTACACCGAGGGGATTACGCACATTACGCCACATGACATCGCATCGGCCCGCGAATTCGGGTTCGTCATCAAACTGCTTGGCATTGCCAAGTTGGTGGAGGGGGAGGTCGAGGCACGAGTCCATCCTACGATGGTGGCAAGCGATTCTCCTTTGGCGAAAATCGAAGGTGTCTATAACGCCATTCAATTAGTCGGTGATGCCGTGGGTGATGTAATCTTGTGCGGTCGAGGCGCCGGGGACCTGGCTGCCGGGAGCGCGGTCGTCAGCGACATTATAGCTACTGCCCGCAATCTCATCAAAGGTGGAGCGGGTCGGGTGCCGCCCGCCTCATTCCAGCAGGACCAGCGCCGTCCCCTTCGCATGCGCCCCATGGAAGAAATCAGTTCACTCTACTACATGCGATTCATGGTGCTCGATCGCCCCGGTGTGTTGGGCCATATCGCGGGTGAACTCGGTCGGTGCGACATTAGCATTTCCTCGATGCTCCAAAAGGGCAGACGGGAGGGACAGACAGTGCCAATCGTTATTAAGACGCATGTAGCCAAAGAGCGGGACGTCCAGTCGGCACTGCGAGAGATCAATCGTATGCCATTCATGTCCGAGCCTACCACGCTGATTCGCGTCGAGGGTAAGGACGAGTAG
- the alaC gene encoding alanine transaminase — MGLSDHFYRLKRLPPYVFAQVQSLKLEARHRGEDIIDFGMGNPDQPTPSHIVDKMVEAARKGRNHRYSASRGITKLRHAITGWYKRNYDVDLDPESEAIVTIGSKEGLAHLSLAMIGPGDVVLTPTPTYPIHMYSFIIAGGEVRGIELRQDSDFFDDLQRVYRQTFPRPRILVINFPHNPTTAIADLEFFKKIVAFAKEHQVIVIHDLAYADLVFDGYKAPSFLQVQGAKDVGVEFYTLSKAYNMPGWRVGFCVGNREVVGALAKIKSYLDYGIFQPLQIASVIALNGPQECVKETVQRYQKRRDVLVSGLNRIGWNVNKPLATMFVWARIPLPYRHMGSLEFSKLLLREAKVAVSPGIGFGEGGDEYVRFALVENEHRTRQAVRGIRKTLKLEGEEE, encoded by the coding sequence ATGGGACTTTCAGATCACTTTTATCGATTGAAACGGCTTCCTCCGTACGTCTTCGCCCAGGTGCAAAGCCTGAAGCTCGAAGCTCGTCACCGTGGCGAAGACATTATAGATTTCGGAATGGGCAACCCCGATCAGCCGACGCCCTCACACATCGTCGATAAGATGGTGGAGGCGGCGAGGAAGGGAAGGAACCACCGCTATTCGGCCTCACGAGGCATCACGAAGCTGCGGCATGCCATCACGGGTTGGTATAAGCGCAATTATGATGTCGATCTCGATCCGGAATCCGAAGCTATCGTCACCATCGGATCCAAAGAAGGGCTGGCGCATTTATCCCTTGCCATGATTGGACCGGGAGACGTTGTGCTGACCCCCACGCCTACGTACCCTATCCATATGTACAGTTTCATCATTGCCGGCGGCGAAGTGCGTGGTATCGAACTGCGTCAGGACAGTGATTTTTTTGATGATCTTCAACGAGTCTACCGCCAGACGTTTCCACGGCCTCGCATCCTCGTCATAAACTTTCCACATAATCCGACCACGGCCATCGCGGACCTGGAGTTTTTCAAAAAAATTGTGGCATTTGCCAAGGAACACCAGGTTATCGTGATCCACGACCTGGCCTACGCCGATCTCGTGTTCGACGGGTACAAGGCCCCGAGTTTTCTTCAGGTGCAGGGAGCGAAGGATGTAGGCGTGGAATTTTATACCTTATCGAAAGCCTACAATATGCCGGGCTGGCGAGTCGGGTTCTGTGTGGGAAATCGCGAGGTGGTCGGCGCGCTGGCCAAGATCAAGAGCTATCTGGATTATGGAATTTTTCAACCGCTTCAGATTGCCAGTGTGATTGCCTTGAATGGACCACAGGAGTGTGTCAAGGAAACGGTCCAGCGTTATCAAAAGCGTCGCGACGTCCTTGTCAGCGGCCTGAACCGTATCGGATGGAATGTCAATAAGCCGCTTGCCACGATGTTTGTCTGGGCGCGGATACCATTGCCCTATCGTCACATGGGGTCTTTGGAGTTTTCCAAACTTCTTCTCCGGGAGGCCAAAGTGGCCGTGTCTCCTGGGATCGGGTTCGGAGAAGGCGGAGATGAGTACGTCAGATTCGCCTTGGTCGAGAACGAGCACCGCACCCGTCAAGCCGTACGCGGAATCAGGAAGACCCTGAAGCTTGAGGGAGAGGAGGAATGA
- a CDS encoding pyridoxine 5'-phosphate synthase — protein sequence MPRLGVNIDHVATLRQARGGHEPDPVAAAVLVELAGADGIVVHLREDRRHIQDRDLRLLRDSIHTKLDLEMAAEETMAKIALSIKPDMVTLVPERRQELTTEGGLDVATHKDRVQHIVTMLHQGGIPVSLFIEPDLALVKAAHKVSADFVELHTGRYANAKRAKEADGEFEAITQAAKLAYKLGLGVNAGHGLNYQNVKRLTHIPEIVEYNIGHSIIARSVLIGLDRAVTEMKALLA from the coding sequence ATGCCGAGACTCGGTGTTAACATCGATCATGTTGCGACCCTTCGTCAGGCGCGCGGAGGACACGAACCGGACCCCGTTGCCGCTGCCGTTCTCGTCGAACTGGCCGGAGCAGATGGGATCGTCGTTCATCTGAGAGAAGACCGACGCCATATTCAGGATCGCGACCTACGCCTGCTCCGCGACTCAATTCACACCAAGCTGGACCTCGAAATGGCGGCTGAAGAGACGATGGCGAAAATCGCCCTATCGATCAAACCCGATATGGTCACGCTCGTTCCGGAGCGCCGGCAGGAGCTGACGACGGAAGGCGGCTTGGATGTCGCAACACATAAGGACCGCGTGCAGCACATCGTTACCATGCTCCACCAAGGCGGCATTCCCGTCAGTCTTTTCATCGAACCGGATCTCGCTTTGGTCAAGGCCGCCCACAAAGTTTCAGCCGATTTCGTCGAACTACATACGGGACGTTACGCCAACGCCAAACGGGCGAAGGAAGCCGACGGGGAGTTCGAAGCCATCACTCAGGCCGCCAAGCTCGCGTATAAGTTGGGGCTAGGGGTGAATGCCGGCCATGGACTGAATTATCAAAACGTCAAACGGCTTACACACATTCCAGAGATTGTGGAATATAACATCGGACACAGCATCATTGCCCGATCGGTACTCATCGGACTTGATCGAGCCGTCACCGAAATGAAGGCATTATTGGCCTGA
- a CDS encoding NAD(P)H-hydrate dehydratase, translating to MKLVSAEQMRELDHRTISEAGIPGTVLMERAGERVVEILLLRYGPLKGKVVTIFCGKGNNGGDGLVVARLLRRHHAQSKVLLVGIASDLSKDAGAMYRRLIRSAGKSAVVQFRDNSRARELLSSSDLVIDALLGTGLSTEVVSDFRAAIELMNSSRRPIIAVDIPSGIHADTGAVLGTAVRASLTITFGLPKRGLYIGSGIDHTGSVLVADIGIPTPFVDSVATQEFLITQDAASQGVPFRSLSSHKGTFGHAGIIAGSVGKTGAAALTAQAALRMGTGLVTVATPSSINDVLEAKLLEVMTVPLPETSARTLARSAFKRLESFIKARDAIAIGPGLSTHEETRGLIQELVPKLDRPSVLDADALNAVAGRSTLLKQCKVPPVLTPHPGEMARLSGSTVQSVNADRIGTARRFAAEFGCIMVLKGARTVLSRHDGTIAICPTGNPGMATAGTGDVLTGMIAGLLAQGIEPWQGACSAVYFHGLAGDLASAKLGQAGMLAGDLLDRIPDALLSAHA from the coding sequence ATGAAACTTGTTTCAGCTGAACAGATGCGGGAACTGGATCACCGTACCATATCGGAAGCAGGCATCCCCGGAACGGTTCTCATGGAACGGGCTGGCGAACGGGTAGTGGAAATCCTATTGCTGCGGTATGGGCCGCTCAAAGGAAAAGTCGTCACCATTTTCTGTGGCAAGGGAAACAATGGAGGGGATGGCCTCGTCGTCGCCCGCCTGCTCCGTCGTCATCACGCACAGAGCAAGGTACTCCTCGTAGGAATAGCGTCAGATCTGAGCAAGGATGCCGGCGCAATGTATCGCCGGCTGATCCGTAGCGCCGGCAAATCCGCTGTCGTTCAGTTCAGAGATAATTCGCGAGCTCGAGAACTTTTATCTTCCAGCGATCTCGTCATTGACGCACTCCTCGGCACTGGTCTTTCAACCGAAGTCGTAAGCGACTTTCGTGCAGCGATCGAGCTGATGAACTCCAGCAGACGGCCCATCATCGCAGTCGACATTCCTTCTGGAATACACGCCGACACCGGTGCTGTTTTGGGAACAGCTGTTCGAGCCTCTCTCACCATAACGTTCGGCCTACCCAAAAGAGGCCTGTATATCGGCAGCGGGATTGACCACACCGGCTCTGTTCTGGTAGCCGACATTGGAATCCCCACACCCTTTGTCGATAGCGTCGCCACACAGGAATTCCTGATAACTCAGGATGCGGCCTCGCAAGGGGTGCCCTTTAGAAGTCTATCCTCACACAAGGGAACGTTCGGACATGCCGGGATAATTGCCGGATCGGTTGGCAAGACGGGCGCTGCGGCCTTGACGGCACAGGCTGCCCTAAGAATGGGGACCGGACTTGTGACGGTGGCGACTCCAAGCAGCATCAACGACGTGTTGGAAGCCAAGCTTCTCGAAGTCATGACCGTCCCGCTGCCCGAAACGTCTGCCCGAACTCTGGCCCGATCCGCATTCAAGCGATTAGAATCGTTTATAAAAGCGAGGGATGCCATTGCCATAGGGCCCGGTCTGTCTACCCATGAGGAGACGAGGGGGTTGATTCAGGAATTGGTGCCGAAATTGGACCGACCATCTGTCCTTGACGCCGATGCACTGAATGCTGTGGCAGGTCGGAGTACTCTGCTCAAACAATGCAAAGTTCCTCCGGTGCTGACCCCACATCCCGGTGAAATGGCGCGTCTGTCCGGATCGACGGTGCAATCGGTGAATGCCGATCGCATTGGCACTGCCAGACGATTCGCCGCCGAGTTCGGTTGCATCATGGTTCTGAAAGGCGCAAGGACAGTCCTTTCGCGTCACGATGGAACCATCGCCATCTGTCCGACAGGCAATCCCGGCATGGCCACAGCCGGCACGGGCGATGTGTTAACGGGGATGATCGCTGGCTTGTTGGCCCAAGGGATCGAGCCATGGCAGGGAGCCTGTTCAGCGGTCTACTTTCATGGTCTCGCCGGCGATCTCGCGTCAGCCAAGTTGGGACAGGCAGGAATGTTGGCCGGCGACCTTCTAGACCGCATTCCTGATGCACTTCTCTCAGCACATGCGTAG
- the tsaE gene encoding tRNA (adenosine(37)-N6)-threonylcarbamoyltransferase complex ATPase subunit type 1 TsaE: MRRPALRRRPRRRSRPARSFRSLLTASSWELESRNARETDRLGVAIGRALKGGETLALFGQLGAGKTALVKGIAKGIGSDTSRVSSPTFVFINEYGGRLPLAHVDLYRTESLHQVESTGIQDHWIGNTVVAIEWADKGLQLLPDDRLEIELRHNSIRSRTVRLHATGRLAARLLRRAKELHRRSTSVGRGQRKKTLPS, from the coding sequence ATGCGTAGACCCGCGTTGAGACGTCGCCCCAGACGACGATCCCGTCCCGCTCGATCTTTTCGATCCCTATTGACCGCTTCGTCCTGGGAACTTGAGTCTCGAAATGCCAGGGAGACGGATCGCCTCGGTGTGGCTATTGGCCGAGCGCTGAAAGGAGGAGAGACCCTCGCGTTATTTGGCCAACTCGGAGCCGGGAAAACCGCACTGGTGAAAGGAATCGCCAAGGGGATCGGGTCCGATACATCACGCGTCAGTAGTCCCACCTTCGTGTTCATCAATGAATACGGCGGACGGCTTCCTCTCGCCCACGTCGACCTATACCGTACTGAATCCCTTCACCAGGTCGAGTCCACAGGCATTCAAGATCACTGGATTGGAAATACGGTTGTGGCAATTGAATGGGCTGATAAAGGATTGCAGCTGTTACCAGATGACCGTCTTGAAATTGAGTTGCGCCACAATTCCATACGGAGTAGAACCGTTCGACTACATGCGACCGGCCGTCTCGCGGCCAGACTGCTGCGGCGAGCCAAGGAACTCCATCGCCGATCCACATCCGTGGGACGGGGACAGAGGAAGAAGACCCTGCCGTCATGA
- a CDS encoding LapA family protein, with translation MIRLILVGILLLLCLAFFLQNQEQEVTLRYFFGLFEASAPIYKPILAGFAVGLLVAGILLFPPWVRGRIELRRKTKALQEAEVDLERLRHEIERMTGKLSPPPPGDGILRE, from the coding sequence ATGATACGACTGATTCTCGTAGGAATTTTACTTCTGTTGTGCCTGGCATTCTTTCTTCAAAACCAGGAGCAAGAGGTTACCCTCCGTTACTTCTTCGGCCTGTTTGAAGCGTCCGCTCCGATTTATAAGCCGATACTCGCAGGTTTTGCGGTCGGTCTGCTCGTGGCAGGCATACTCCTCTTTCCTCCCTGGGTTCGAGGGCGTATTGAGCTGCGTCGAAAAACCAAGGCCCTTCAGGAAGCAGAAGTGGACCTGGAAAGACTTCGACATGAGATAGAACGGATGACGGGAAAACTGTCTCCGCCGCCTCCCGGAGACGGCATCCTCAGAGAATGA
- the mutS gene encoding DNA mismatch repair protein MutS has protein sequence MTHSDASPLIRQYREIKRGYPDSVLFFRVGDFYEMFDEDAREASRLLSIALTSRDKSSTDPVPLCGIPYHASQGYIAKLLKAGRTVALCEQVEDPKSAKGLVRREVVRLYTPGTLVDTEFLSPSESNFLTAICRSSRSAADGHFLWGLAGLDVSTGEFWVMEFGGIAGTAQMLDELVRVEPREVLYPESAQSILSFVTDLRGIKVCPQPATKFNAEHASITLQTHFQVHSLDGFGCQGLTVALGSAGAVWQYFRETQPTASFDHVRRVQRRWNHDAMHLDQATIRNLELVRPLNGDQPGVERGKTVLSVLDRTVTSMGGRLLRDWLLRPLLDREAIQRRLDAVAELKNAVPQRVAIRTILRSVQDIARLSSRMTLRAAGPRECIALKESLSTLPELRAQLETFNSSLLTTLRDQWDDCRDISTLIEDAIHPEAPLVLRDGNIIREGYHGAVDDLRKTRVEGKEWIAALEARERNRTGIDSLKIRYNQVFGYYIEITKANLQKVPPDYSRKQTLVNAERFMTHELSELERRVTGSEAQLASLEEELFGQVRDRIAREVSRLQSMSGLLATVDVLTGLAEAAALGRYVQPTVDNSDVIAIVDGRHPVVESLNHEQMFVANDTRLDGNDNRLLILTGPNMAGKSTYLRQVALIVLLAQIGSFVPATEARIGLADRVFTRVGASDNLAGGQSTFMVEMTESAHILNSATNRSLILLDEIGRGTSTYDGLSIAWAIAEYIHDQHYLGARTLFATHYHEMTQLESLRDGIKNYRVAVREQDGDVVFLRKIMPGGADRSYGIHVAKLAGLPGPVITRAQEVLTRLEQPDSSSESTTTPLQHDDRRTLPQPHSVIDEVRQIDLFSMTPLDALNRLAELQKRVTQPQ, from the coding sequence ATGACACACAGCGACGCAAGTCCTCTCATCCGGCAGTACCGTGAGATCAAACGCGGCTATCCCGATAGTGTGCTGTTCTTTCGCGTCGGGGATTTTTACGAAATGTTTGACGAAGACGCTCGAGAGGCTTCACGTCTTCTCTCGATTGCACTGACATCACGGGACAAGAGCAGCACCGACCCTGTGCCGCTCTGCGGCATTCCTTATCATGCGTCCCAGGGCTACATCGCCAAACTCTTGAAGGCTGGGCGGACCGTCGCGCTGTGCGAGCAAGTGGAGGATCCTAAGTCTGCCAAAGGTTTAGTGCGACGTGAAGTCGTCCGTCTTTACACACCAGGCACATTGGTAGACACGGAATTTTTGTCTCCGAGCGAATCGAACTTTCTGACCGCCATATGTCGCTCGAGTCGTTCTGCGGCTGACGGCCATTTTCTGTGGGGTCTAGCAGGACTGGATGTCTCCACAGGTGAATTCTGGGTGATGGAGTTTGGAGGAATCGCAGGTACCGCGCAGATGCTTGACGAACTGGTACGCGTGGAACCTCGGGAGGTTCTCTATCCGGAATCGGCACAATCGATCCTGTCATTCGTCACGGATCTGCGTGGTATCAAGGTGTGCCCTCAGCCCGCCACGAAGTTCAATGCTGAACATGCATCCATCACCCTCCAAACCCACTTCCAAGTTCATTCCCTCGACGGATTTGGGTGTCAGGGCCTCACCGTTGCACTAGGCTCGGCCGGTGCCGTGTGGCAGTATTTTCGAGAAACCCAGCCGACGGCTTCTTTCGATCATGTTCGCCGTGTGCAACGACGATGGAATCATGACGCCATGCACCTGGATCAGGCAACAATTCGTAACCTTGAACTGGTGCGCCCGCTCAACGGTGATCAGCCTGGAGTTGAACGAGGGAAAACCGTCCTATCGGTGTTGGACCGCACGGTGACGTCAATGGGCGGCCGCCTTCTGCGTGACTGGCTTCTCCGGCCATTACTTGATCGGGAGGCCATTCAGCGACGACTCGATGCTGTGGCGGAACTTAAGAATGCCGTTCCTCAACGCGTAGCCATTCGAACTATTTTGCGCTCTGTGCAGGACATAGCGAGGTTGAGCAGCCGCATGACGCTTCGCGCCGCTGGGCCTCGGGAATGCATTGCGCTCAAAGAATCGCTGAGCACCCTGCCCGAATTGCGCGCTCAGCTCGAGACTTTCAATTCCTCCCTACTCACGACGCTTCGTGATCAGTGGGACGACTGCCGGGATATATCCACGTTGATCGAGGATGCGATTCACCCTGAGGCTCCGCTCGTACTCCGAGACGGGAATATCATCCGTGAGGGATACCACGGCGCAGTCGATGATTTGCGTAAAACCCGCGTTGAAGGCAAAGAATGGATTGCCGCCTTGGAGGCGAGAGAGCGGAACAGGACCGGGATCGATTCGTTGAAAATCCGCTATAATCAAGTATTCGGCTACTATATCGAGATCACCAAGGCCAACCTGCAGAAAGTTCCTCCTGACTATTCCCGCAAGCAGACGCTCGTCAATGCCGAACGATTCATGACGCATGAGCTGAGCGAACTGGAACGGCGGGTCACCGGATCAGAGGCGCAATTAGCGAGCCTCGAAGAAGAGCTTTTCGGACAGGTACGTGACCGTATTGCTCGCGAGGTCTCTCGGCTCCAATCCATGTCCGGATTACTTGCAACCGTTGACGTGTTGACTGGCCTAGCTGAAGCCGCCGCTCTCGGTCGCTATGTGCAACCGACGGTCGACAATTCAGATGTGATTGCCATTGTTGACGGTCGTCATCCGGTCGTCGAATCGCTTAATCACGAGCAGATGTTTGTGGCCAACGACACCAGGCTCGACGGAAACGATAATCGACTTCTCATTCTCACCGGACCTAATATGGCGGGGAAGAGCACGTATCTCCGGCAAGTCGCCCTGATAGTCCTCCTGGCACAAATAGGGAGTTTCGTCCCCGCAACGGAAGCGCGGATCGGTCTTGCGGACCGAGTCTTCACACGCGTGGGAGCGTCGGATAATCTGGCGGGTGGACAGAGCACGTTTATGGTCGAGATGACCGAAAGTGCTCATATCCTGAACTCTGCGACGAACCGCAGCCTGATTCTCCTTGACGAAATTGGTCGTGGCACGAGTACCTACGATGGTTTAAGCATCGCCTGGGCAATAGCCGAATATATTCATGACCAACACTACCTAGGCGCACGAACGCTCTTTGCCACTCATTACCATGAGATGACTCAACTTGAGTCACTACGTGATGGAATCAAAAATTACAGGGTGGCCGTCCGGGAACAGGACGGAGATGTAGTATTTCTCAGAAAGATTATGCCGGGAGGAGCCGACCGAAGCTACGGCATCCATGTGGCGAAATTGGCCGGTCTCCCAGGCCCTGTGATCACCCGAGCGCAAGAGGTGCTTACCCGACTTGAGCAGCCAGATTCTTCGTCCGAGAGCACGACGACACCCCTCCAGCATGACGACCGAAGGACTCTCCCCCAGCCACACTCTGTCATTGACGAAGTTCGACAGATCGACTTGTTTTCTATGACACCGCTCGATGCGCTGAATCGTCTAGCGGAACTTCAGAAGCGTGTCACACAACCTCAATAA
- a CDS encoding pitrilysin family protein, with protein MRVVTERIPTLKSVTVGIWVNTGSRDELPRQAGYSHFIEHMFFKGTRSRTAVEISREIDGLGGEMNAFTTRETTTFYVKVLDQQLPRALELLSDLFHHSQFDPKELEKEKQVVLEEIRMVQDDPEDFVQELHTGQVLGPHPLGSSILGKEDTIRRLRRQDLMEYIDAHYDPRRIVIAIAGNFNPQESYRLVSRYFGKRRLTNNSSELNRRPPDIHGGVLLKQKPLEQAHLCIGLKGIAAGHRDRYAVYALNSILGGSVSSRLFQEVREKRGLVYSIYSFLSGYSDAGTMTVYAGTRAKEVDHVVDLVCREIKRINSKGVEKNELVRAKNQMKGSLMLSLESSHSRMSKLAKDELIYGSRSTMKDIISHIDRVTVEHVHDVGQRLLNMDRLAITGLGPIQSRALASYR; from the coding sequence ATGCGAGTGGTGACCGAGCGAATTCCCACGCTCAAGTCAGTCACCGTCGGTATTTGGGTCAATACCGGCTCGCGTGATGAGTTGCCTCGCCAGGCAGGTTACTCCCATTTCATCGAGCATATGTTCTTTAAGGGCACGCGCTCACGCACGGCCGTCGAAATTTCTCGTGAGATCGACGGTTTGGGCGGAGAAATGAATGCGTTTACCACTCGTGAAACGACGACCTTTTACGTCAAGGTTCTCGACCAACAATTGCCCCGTGCGCTAGAACTTCTCTCCGATCTGTTTCATCATTCACAGTTCGACCCTAAGGAACTTGAAAAGGAAAAGCAGGTTGTCCTTGAAGAAATTCGCATGGTCCAAGACGATCCTGAGGATTTTGTTCAGGAGTTGCATACGGGACAGGTCCTAGGACCTCATCCGCTTGGCTCCTCTATCCTGGGGAAAGAAGATACGATTCGTCGGCTCCGTCGGCAAGATCTCATGGAATATATCGATGCACATTACGATCCTCGAAGAATTGTCATTGCAATCGCGGGTAATTTCAATCCGCAAGAATCCTATCGATTGGTCTCACGGTATTTTGGCAAACGGCGTCTCACCAACAATTCGTCTGAGTTGAACCGGCGCCCGCCAGATATCCACGGAGGAGTGCTTCTCAAGCAGAAACCGCTCGAGCAAGCGCATCTCTGTATCGGGTTGAAAGGGATTGCGGCGGGGCACAGAGACCGGTATGCCGTATATGCACTGAACAGCATTCTCGGCGGGAGCGTCAGTTCCAGGCTCTTTCAGGAAGTGCGTGAAAAGCGTGGATTAGTGTATTCGATTTACTCATTTCTTTCGGGCTATTCAGATGCGGGCACCATGACGGTCTATGCCGGAACCAGAGCCAAAGAAGTGGACCACGTTGTAGACCTCGTTTGTCGAGAGATCAAACGGATCAATAGCAAAGGCGTCGAAAAAAATGAGCTTGTACGGGCCAAAAACCAGATGAAGGGTAGTTTGATGCTTAGTCTAGAAAGCTCGCATAGTCGCATGAGCAAACTCGCAAAGGACGAACTCATCTATGGATCGCGCAGCACGATGAAGGATATAATCTCTCACATCGATCGAGTGACTGTGGAACACGTACATGATGTCGGACAAAGATTGTTGAATATGGATCGGCTCGCTATAACCGGGTTGGGCCCGATTCAATCACGTGCTCTGGCGTCATATAGATGA